The following are from one region of the Leeia speluncae genome:
- a CDS encoding substrate-binding periplasmic protein, with amino-acid sequence MKTLSLLLAGFICCLPILEAYAAPRVLLPAIRPFAYEENGEVKGFDADLLEAINKQLGLKLKGEVVPLPRILLYMDTTPEIVTFIARTPEREKLGIWLNKVFEQPYVLISLTTTTKRPKNLADAKNFSVGVAKGSIGEQIATKAELKQIDVSQDEVTNAKKLIAGRIDVWLATNLAAMNALKTLSLTRESVYMSYPVAQYETWMAVTKDWTPQQRQQWQKALNELTDSGELQRLKTKWGLIW; translated from the coding sequence TTGAAGACCCTATCCCTACTATTAGCGGGTTTCATTTGCTGCCTACCCATCTTAGAAGCGTATGCAGCGCCTAGAGTATTACTCCCTGCGATTCGGCCTTTTGCCTATGAAGAAAATGGAGAAGTTAAAGGGTTTGACGCAGATCTACTAGAAGCAATCAACAAACAACTAGGCTTAAAACTAAAAGGCGAAGTCGTCCCCCTACCCCGCATTTTGCTTTACATGGACACAACGCCAGAGATTGTTACCTTTATCGCCAGAACACCAGAACGAGAAAAACTTGGCATCTGGTTAAATAAAGTTTTCGAACAACCCTATGTACTAATTAGCCTAACCACTACCACCAAACGCCCCAAAAACTTAGCTGATGCAAAGAACTTCTCCGTTGGCGTCGCCAAAGGATCTATTGGCGAACAAATCGCCACCAAAGCAGAACTGAAACAAATCGATGTATCGCAAGACGAAGTCACCAATGCAAAAAAGCTAATCGCCGGCAGAATAGATGTTTGGCTAGCTACCAACCTAGCCGCCATGAACGCGCTTAAAACCCTATCGCTGACGAGAGAATCGGTTTACATGAGCTACCCAGTCGCCCAATATGAAACTTGGATGGCGGTCACTAAAGACTGGACACCCCAGCAACGGCAACAATGGCAAAAAGCCCTAAATGAGTTAACGGATTCAGGAGAACTACAGCGGCTGAAAACCAAGTGGGGATTGATTTGGTGA
- a CDS encoding GntR family transcriptional regulator, with amino-acid sequence MTINPIIREEKRVSQKAKQALLQLLQTPEYAPGNQIPAERDLASFLQISRMTLRKAIEQLIEEGRLERRSNRGTFVTPIEVSRSMSHPQSLSRMLEISGSKAGSRLLSFQHQAANPFINQQLHIAKEAELVVIKRLRTVDDKPFCIETSYFPSQLLPGITEESIAAASSLYQLLFTQYGFIQGGDTGEIVCTELSDEDATHLGLPANSLALTYRGIIVDQAGKPIEYVVSQNHPQRVSFKIENSRYSK; translated from the coding sequence ATGACCATCAACCCCATCATCCGAGAAGAAAAGCGCGTGTCCCAAAAGGCTAAACAAGCCCTGCTACAGCTTTTACAAACACCAGAATATGCACCAGGCAACCAGATTCCAGCAGAAAGAGATTTAGCCAGTTTTCTTCAAATCAGCCGGATGACATTACGAAAAGCAATAGAACAACTGATTGAAGAAGGCCGGTTAGAACGCAGAAGCAACCGAGGCACGTTTGTTACCCCAATCGAAGTTAGCCGCTCGATGAGCCACCCGCAAAGCCTTTCTCGTATGCTAGAAATTTCGGGCAGCAAAGCGGGAAGTCGGCTACTCAGCTTTCAGCACCAAGCGGCCAACCCATTCATTAATCAGCAACTTCACATCGCCAAAGAAGCAGAATTAGTGGTGATCAAACGCTTAAGAACGGTAGATGACAAACCATTTTGCATTGAAACCAGTTATTTCCCTAGCCAACTTCTGCCAGGCATCACAGAAGAATCTATTGCGGCGGCCTCCTCTTTATACCAACTCTTATTTACGCAGTACGGTTTTATTCAAGGAGGAGATACTGGCGAAATTGTCTGTACAGAATTGTCCGATGAAGACGCAACCCACCTTGGCCTACCAGCCAATAGCCTTGCCCTTACCTACCGAGGCATCATCGTGGACCAAGCAGGCAAGCCAATCGAATATGTGGTCTCGCAAAACCACCCACAACGGGTAAGTTTTAAAATAGAGAACTCTAGATACAGCAAATAA
- a CDS encoding SIS domain-containing protein, producing MQIDKAKFVSSLSGAVDGLSAAAAFGREIAKDIDRIYFVSCGAPNRTMLGLQYWIEAISPSIEVRRYFPAEFMDMNPPRMNERTLVVLASKSGTTKETLAAANFVKDKPCKTVAVTQHADLPLAQLVDHVFFTGKTNDAYFGCFMLLQALVGGVLAEKDQWPLLDKLVVSLANLPTVLADAAIASSDRGLKEASAFLNDQILYHLGSGPMFTAAYVHGTCVLAESQWLHSHALEAAEFFHGPFEIIDETTPLMLYLGEDPSRPQMERVVTFCQKYTSRLMIYDSKDFPMEGIAPEIRAIVAPYVVGIAAEQFAYHLSVLKNQPLTTRRYMWKTEY from the coding sequence ATGCAGATAGATAAAGCAAAATTTGTGTCTTCCTTGTCTGGTGCCGTAGATGGTTTATCTGCTGCGGCTGCTTTTGGTAGGGAGATAGCTAAAGACATCGATCGGATTTACTTCGTTTCTTGCGGCGCGCCAAACCGTACCATGTTAGGTCTACAGTATTGGATAGAGGCCATTAGCCCAAGCATTGAAGTACGCCGTTATTTCCCTGCAGAATTTATGGATATGAATCCGCCACGGATGAACGAGCGTACCTTGGTGGTATTGGCATCTAAATCTGGTACGACGAAAGAAACATTAGCAGCAGCGAATTTTGTGAAAGACAAACCATGCAAAACGGTAGCGGTAACCCAGCATGCAGATTTACCACTTGCTCAGTTGGTAGACCATGTGTTTTTTACGGGGAAAACCAATGATGCTTACTTTGGCTGCTTTATGCTGCTGCAAGCATTGGTTGGAGGGGTATTGGCAGAAAAAGATCAGTGGCCATTGTTAGATAAGCTGGTTGTTTCTTTAGCCAATTTACCAACCGTGTTAGCTGATGCTGCCATTGCTAGTTCAGACAGAGGTTTGAAAGAGGCCAGTGCTTTTCTGAATGACCAAATCTTGTATCACCTAGGATCTGGCCCGATGTTTACGGCGGCTTATGTACACGGGACGTGTGTGTTGGCAGAAAGCCAGTGGTTACATAGCCACGCTTTAGAGGCGGCAGAGTTCTTTCATGGGCCATTCGAGATAATTGATGAAACCACACCGTTAATGCTGTATTTGGGTGAAGACCCATCTCGCCCACAAATGGAACGTGTGGTTACCTTTTGCCAAAAATACACAAGCCGTTTAATGATCTATGATTCAAAAGACTTCCCTATGGAAGGGATTGCACCCGAAATCCGCGCAATTGTTGCTCCGTATGTAGTGGGGATTGCCGCAGAGCAATTTGCCTATCATTTATCGGTATTAAAAAACCAACCGCTCACCACACGCCGCTATATGTGGAAAACGGAGTATTAA